Sequence from the Saccharopolyspora pogona genome:
CAAGGCGCCGATCGCCGACACCTCGGGCCGGATCCGGCTGGAGGACAACGACCGCTACTGGAAGATCACGATCATTCCGGACGACGGCGGCGAGGAGATCGTCTACGACAAGCTGTCCAAGCGGCAGCGGCTCGCGGCGATCTCGGTCGACGGCACCGAGCGGCAGGTCGCCGACGGCGACCACATCGAGGTCGGCCAGCAGCTGCTGGAAGGTGCGGTCGACCCGCACGAGGTGCTGCGCGTGATGGGCCCGCGCGAGGCCCAGCTGCACCTGGTTCGCGAGGTGCAGGAGGTGTACCGCTCGCAGGGTGTGGGCATCCACGACAAGCACGTCGAGGTCATCGTCCGCCAGATGCTGCGCCGGGTCATCATCATCGACTCGGGTGCCACCGAGTTCCTGCCCGGTTCGCCGGTCGAGCGCTCGCAGTTCGAGGCCGAGAACCGCCGCGTCGTCGCCGAGGGCAGCGACCCGGCTTCCGGCCGCCCGGTCCTGATGGGCATCACCAAGGCGTCGCTGGCCACCGATTCGTGGCTGTCGGCGGCCTCCTTCCAGGAGACGACCCGCATCCTCACGAACGCCGCGATCGAGGGCGCGAGTGACAAGCTGGTCGGCCTGAAGGAGAACGTGATCATCGGTAAGTTGATCCCGGCTGGTACGGGCATCAACCGGTACCGCAACATCCAGGTGCAGCCGACGGAGGAGGCGCGGGCCGCGGCGTACGCGATCCCGTCCTACGACGACAGCTACTACACCCCGGATGTGTTCGGCACCGGCACCGGTGCGGCGGTTCCGCTGGACGACTACGACTTCGGCCGCGACTACCGCTGAAGTTAGCTGGTTGACCAAAGGGCCCCTGTCCGACTCCTCCGGACAGGGGCCCTTCTCCGTGCCGCGACGACAGCGCCCTGTCCCGAAGCTGTGCCGGGACGGGGCGCCGTTCGTCCGGTGTCAGAGGTCGAGCTGGCCTGACTTGACGGTGGTCAGGAACGTCTGGAGCTGGGCCTTGGTGAAAACCAGAGCGCCCTGCTCGGGGGCCTTCGAGTCACGAACAGCAGAAACGCCGGGTAGGTTCTGAGCCAACTCGACGCACTGGCCTGTGTCGCCACTCCGACTGCTCTTGCGCCAGGCGGCGCCAGAAAAGTCGATCATCTAATATTTCTCCCTAGCCTGGTTCCTCACAGGTGCTTAACCAGGCTATCCATGAGCTCAACGGTTTCCTCAGCCGACAGAGCCTGCTCGCTTGCTCTCTTGAAGACGCCGCTGTAGTGGTCCACGTCGTTGGGTCGTTCCTGCCACACCGCTCCACGCCGGTTTTCGAGGTACACCGAGTTCATGTCCTCGAATCCTGCGGGGAACCGAAGGACGGAGAAGGCGCCCTTCATGCCCGCGTGTGCGCCAGCAGAGAACGGGATCACTTGGATCGTGATGTTCGGCTTTGCCGCCGACTCGACCAACGACTCAAGTTGTCCTCGCATGGTGTTGGGGCCACCGACGACCCTGCGGACGACCGATTCGTCGAACACGACGTGAAGCTGCTTCGTCGAACCTTGCTGATGGAGTCTTTCCTGCCGTGCCTGCCGGAGTTCCACCGACCGATGAAGCTCGGCCTTGGTCACTTCGGGCCAACCACCCTGCATGACCGCCAGGGCGTAGTCCGGCGTCTGCAGCAGGCCATCGACGAGCGTCGGGCTGTATGTGAGTAGCTCGCGCACATCGCTTTCCAAGTCAACGTAGGTCTCGAACCAGTCCTCCAGGGTGTCTGAGAACGCTGTCCACCAACCGCGATCGTTCGAATCCTCAGCCTGACGTACGAGAGTGTCCACGGTCGGTGCGCCGACGTCGTAGAACTGGCACAAGAGCCGGACATTGCCCGGCCTGATGGCGTGGCGGCCGTTTTCGATGCGACTTACCGTCGCGTCACGCAAGCCGGCGTACTTGGCGGCCTCAGCCACCTTGCGTCCGGCTTGTTCGCGGTAGTTGCGCAGCTTTCGGCCGAGCTGCCGCCTGCGCAGAGTCGGTCCGAACTCAAGACCGTCATCGGCTTGGAAACCGGGATCCTCGTGCGAATTCTCGGCCATGCGTACCTCCGTCGGTGGTCGGTTGCCAACATCCTGCCTCATCGTTCGTCAGCTCAGTACGTAGATCCACACTATCGAAGTATCGATCTCACGTAATTACGTGGACTACGATTTCAATCGTCGGGTAGACGCGTGGCGCTAGTCACGGAGTCCGGCAGCCCGTCCCGCCGGGTTTCTCACAGGTCAACGGCGGGGCGGGCGTTCAAACCGGGCCGGTGTGGTGACTTTCCCCGACCTCCACCACACCGGCCCACCCCTGGTGGCCGGGCGCGTGAACGCCCCCTCCCCGTGCGCCCGGCCACCGGCCACAAACAGAACTGCTCTTTTCGGCAATGGAGGTTGTTCATGTCCGACTACCTGACTTACGTCTGGCGCCCGGTCACGGGAGGCCGTCACGCTTTCCCCATCGCGGCAACGAAAGTCCCGGCAGGGGACCGGGTGATGGCGTTCTGCGGTGCGGAATCGAATGCGGCGGAGCTGCATGATCGGTCCGAAGTGGACCGGATCCGCGAGGACACCTGCATGGACTGCTGGCACGCGCTCACGATCCCCCCTGTCCTTGACGCACTGTCCCGCAATTTCCATTGAACCCGCCCCTTCGATTTCAATGGAAATCGGGGACGAGACGGAGCGAGGGCTCGCCCATCCGAAGGAGTGTCACCGTGTTCTGGATCCAGTTCTGTACGTTCGTCCTGTTCAGCCTGCTGATCTTCGCCATCCTCGCCCAGCATCTACCGGAATGGCGCATCGGGTTCGCGGCGGGTCAGCATGCCGGAAGCGGCGAAGGTGACTACACCGTCTGGAATCTCATCGCCGACATCGAAGCCGAAAACGCCGAACCCCGCGACGCCGGACAGCGCCGCGTCGGCCACGAATTTCCCGAAATACCGCCGAGGTTCCCGGAATCCGACCCCGACGAATCAGCCTGTGCGGACGACCAGCCCGCCGGGCGACACCATCTCCGCGAGGAGCCTCCAGGCGATCCCGTCCGCAGAATCTCGTAGCGCGGCATCAATGCCCACCAGTTCGGCGCATGTGGGAGTAGGCCCAGTTCCCTTTGGCATCCCCGCGGCTTTTCGAGGTGAGGGGCACCCTTGAGCGGACTCTAGTCGGCCGGTCGATTGGGCGCGGGTGCCCCTCACTCATCACCTGATCAGGCGTTGTTGGTTGGTGGGCGCTTGGCGGCTACGGTGTGCGACGGTGATGGGAGGCGAGGATGAACCAGCCGGGACAGCAGCCGTGGCAGCAACCGATGCCGGGACAGCAGCCGTGGCAGCAACCGATGCCGGGGCAGCCGATGCAGCCTCCGATGGCGGGTGATCCGTTCCAGCAGTGGGTGGCGCAGCGCGGTTGGCGGATCGCGCGGGACGTGCCGGAGAGCTTTCTCAACCAGTTGTCCGGGCCGCCGTTCCACGACTACCAGCAGAGGGCGATTCCGTTGTTGCTCGCGGGTCTCCACGAAGGCATGCCTGCGCTGGTGGTGCAGATCGCGAACTCGTATAAGTACACGGCGACGACCGGTTCGTACTATTCGACCACTACCGACCGTCAGGTCACCACGTCGAAGTCCGGCACTGCGACTTCGATGACCAGTGTTGCGGTGCTGGAGCTGCCGTCGCCGGTCCCGGAGCTCCTGGTCCACCAGCGGCGCGAAAAGCAGGGAGGGCTGCTTGGGCTGCTCGGCTTCGGCCGTTCCAAGGGGAACTCCCAGGGGGAGCCGATCGCGACCGTACAGATCGGCGACTCGAGCCGATCGACGGATGCGTTCACGTACAGCATTTCCGGCGCCAGCCCGGAATACGTGCGAGCCGTGGTAACCCCGGAACGCCTGCACTGGCTTTACCAGTCGTTCGCGACTTATGCGGGCAAAGATGTTCAGCCCAGACCGTACTTCCGGTTCTCAGGGCGCAAGGTGATGTGCTGGGTCGGCGAATGGCTGTTCAACCCGAGAGCGATCGATGATCTGCTCGGCTGGGCGAACTTCCTGACCGGTTGGATTCCGCCCGCCGCCTTCCAAGATCCCGCAGGCGCAGAGGCCGACCGCCAGCACATCCCCTTGCAGCAGCTTCAGCTCCCGTTCGGCTGATCGTGAAGGGCACCTTTGGCCAGCTATGCCAGCCATGCCAGGCAAAGGTGCCCTTCACAATCACTTGCTCAGGCGTGGTTGGATCGCGGGCGCTCGGCGGCTACGGTGTGCGACGGCGATGGGAGGCGGGGATGGGAGGCGGGGATGAACCAACCGGGACGACCGGGAGTGCCGGTCGTGGATTGGGCACAACGGCTCGGCTGGCGGGTTGCCTGGAACGTGCCGGACAACGTGTTGAACCAGTTGCCCGGCCCGCCGTTTCACAAGTACCGGCGCAAGTCCGTGCCGCTGCTGATGGCCGGGCTGTACCAGGGGATGCCCGCGTTGGCGGTGCACATCGACTACACCCGGAAGAATTCCAGTCCCGGCGATTCCTACTATTCGCCGGGCGTGGGCATGCATCTGAGCACGGCGTCGAAGACGACCAAGCGGGGTATTGACCTGCGGTGCGGTGGTCCTGGAACTGCCGTCACCGGTTCCGGAGCTGGTGCTGGACGAGAAGCGGGACAAGCTCTCCGACGTCGCCGACCTGTTCAGCTTCAACCGCTCCAAGAACGTCATTCAGGGCGACGGTGTCGACATCGGGCCGGCTGCGTTGAACATCTACCACGCCTCCGGGGCCCCGCCGGAGTACGTGCGCTCAGTGGTGACGATGGATCGCACGCGTTGGCTGTACAACGAGGGGCGCGGTCCGGGGACGAACACGGCGCTGGGCAAGGTGCACTTCCGGCTGTCCGGCCGCAAGCTCATCGTTTGGTGCGGCCGCAACTTCAAGGACGCTGCTGTGCTCGACGACCTCTTCGGAATCGCCCAGGAGATCCGGCGCTGGATTCCGCCCGCCGCGTTCCAGGACCCCGCTGGCGCAGAGGCCGACCGCCAGCACGTCCCCTTGCCGCAGCTGCAACTTCCGTTCAGCTGATCTTTTCCGAGTGAAGGGCACCTTTGACCGGCATAGTCGTGTGTCCAGTTTCGGGCAAGGGTGCCCTTCACTCGTCACTGGATCAGCTGGTTCACCAGTTGAGGTCGCCGCTGATCGTTTCGTCCGGCGGGACGTCGGTGAAACCGCCTCCCTGGGCCTGCTTCTCCAGGGCATCAGCGGCGGAGCCGAGGCCACCGGCCACCTGGTTGAAGCCGGACTTGGCGAAGTCCTTGCCGCCGTAGGACGGATCCTCTCGTTGATAGGTGACTGGGTTGCCGTCGGCGTCGGGAACGACTCTTCCAGCCTCGTTCCGCTCGGTGATGTTGCCGTCGTTGTCGATTTCCGTGACGTGCCCGGACTTGTCGTCGACGGTGTAGCCGCGGTCCTCGGCTTCGGATTGGAATCCCTTGCCGAGCTGGTCCACGACTTTGCGCTCGTCGGCGGTCTCCTTCGACACGCCGCCGAGGATCTGGCTGCCGATGTCGGCCGGGCTCTTGCCGCCGTCTCCGCCCGGCTTCCCGTCGGTGATCTGCTTGACGCTCTCGTAGATGCGGATCGCGTTGAGGATCGCCTTGATCGCCGTGATCACATCCATGATGTGGCCGATGATCTTGGTGATCTTCTGAATCTGCTGGGCGGCTCGGGCGCAGGTGATGCCCGCTTCGGCCGTGGTGACCGCGGTGGCCGCGGCGATGGAGCCGCCGAAGGTCGGGCCCGCCGAGGCCGTTGCCGTGATCCAGGTGGTGATCGCCCAGGTCAGGAAGTCGGCGAGGATGCCCTTGATGACGCCCTCGGCGGCTTCCATCATCGTGCCGCTCATCTGGAGCAGCTGCGAGAGGTTGTTGGCCTGGCCGCCGGTGGCCTTCACGCCGTCGATGAACTTGGCCATCTTCTTGCGCAGGGCGTCGGCGGCTTCGCCGTCCCAGCCGGTGAGCTCGCCGTCCAGCTGGTTCGTCAGGTTCTCGGCGAGCTTGTCTATTTCGCCCTGCACGCCGGCGAATGCTTCCGCGCCCTTGGCCAGGGCTTCGCTGTCGCCGGTGACCAGCTGGATCGCGTCCCGCACCGGGGCCACGAAGTTGATCACGAACTCGACGCCGGTGCCGATGAGGAAGCCCATCGGGTCCAGCGCGAAGCTGGTCGCGCTGGACAGGTAGCTCTCGATGTCGCCCTTGAGCGCCTCGACGTCGCCCTTGCCGGCGTCGTCATTGGCCTTGATGATGTCCTTGACGAACGGCAGCTTCCCGAACGCCGAGGCGTCGACCGGCGAGGCAGTCCGGTTGAGCGCGCTGTTCTCGCTGATCGCTTCCGCGTTGCTGGTCACCAGGAACCACCTCCGCCACCGCCGCCAGCGGTCTTTCCGATGTCACCGATGATCTTGCCGAGCATCTCCGCCATCGACTCGTCGGTGGCCTGGTAGTCCTTGCCGCACTCGGTCAGGTCCTCGCCGGCCTTGGTCAGCCCTTCGGCCATCTCGTCGAGGTGCTGCTTGAACTTGTCCAGCAGCTCGCGGTAGGAGCTGTAGGTGGTGGCGAGGCCGAGCAGGCCCCAGGAGACCTCCGGGACTTCCGCCCCGGCGGCCTTGTCCTTGATGGACTTTGCGTCGGCGTTCATCCCGCCGACATTGCCGCCGCAGCGCATGATCGCTTCGGCGGGAGCGTTGTACCCGGGCATGGTCACCGCCCGCCGTCGAGGAAGGAGTCCGGCGCCTCGTCGTCGTCCACCGGCGCCTGCTGCGGCTGCTCGGCGTGGCTGCCGAACAGCTCGTCCTGGGTGCGCCTCACGCGTTCGAGCACGTCGCTGTCCGGCACGTACTCCTGCACGACCTCGGCCTGCTTGCGGGCGGCTTCGGCGATCGCGAGCTGCAGGGTGCTCATGACGGTGCTGGACAGCTGCGCGGGGGACAGGTGCAGGGCGTCCTGGGTGAACTGGATGTCGGTGACGCCGCCGGGGCTGGCGGTGACGGTGACCGACCGGTCCGCGGACGTGGCAGCAGCCTGGAGCTGGCTGATCTGCTCGCGCATCCGGCTGAAGTCGCCCATCTGCTCTTCGGCTCGGCGTCCAGCTTCCTTCAGCGCGTCAAGCTTGCGTTGCAGATCGTCCAGATCCGCCGCCATGATTCGCCTCCTCGGCCCAGTGCTGATTGGTTCTGATCGGCTATCTTCGTCGATCAGTGGGCTAGGCGGGGCGAGTATTCGAAAAACTCCGGAGTTCGCGCAGCCTTTCCGATCCAGGCGTATCGGCTGGTCATTGAGGCTGAAGATCGGTGCCTGATATGTGAAAGCTATTCACTGGCGTCGCGGCCGCCGTTTTCCTGACTGCTGCGCACAGTTCTCGGCCAACGGCACCGCATTTCGGTGCAACGGCCCGCGGGCGGGCGTTCGTGCCCCGGGAGGCACCGGTCGTGCGGCGTAGCATTTGGGCCTGATCGACCGGTCAGAACCGGAGTTGCGGCGCTTCTGCCGCGTCTGCGAGTCACCACCGCGCGGGTTACCCCGCGGTAGTTCGGTCGGCGACGGAGCCGACGAGGTCAGGGCTGCAGCGAGGCATGCCGTGTCGTCGAGGGGCCGGCACGGCATGCCCTGCTTCTCGCAGCTGTCAGGATTCGAGCTCGGCGAGGGCCTTGCGGACCCGCTCGACCTCGGCCTCGAGCTCGGCGAGCTTCGCCTCGTGCTGCTGGCGCGCCTCGTTCATCACGCTCTCGATCGTGTCGGAGATGTCCTGGTGCAGCTCGGCGGCCGCCTTGGACACCGCGGCCGCCGCGACCGGCAGGCCCTGCACGATGCGCTTGCCCGCGTGCATCAGGTCGGCCTGCCACTCGCCATCGGCCGTGCCGGTGACCGTCAGCGTGAGCTCGACCGTGCGGGTCTTCTTGACGGCGCTCTGCTTGCGGGCGCGCGGCTTCTTCGCCGCCTCAGCGGGCGCGGCCTCGGGCTGCGCCGACTCGGGCTGCGACTGGGTGTCGGGCTGGGCCGACTCGGGCTGCGTCGACTCGGGCTGCGTCGACTCGGCCTGCTCGGGCTGGATCGGCGCGGTCTGCTCGGTGCTGGTCTGCTCTTCGGTCAACTCTGTCTCCTGTGTGTCGCGGCGGGGAAACCAGAATAGAACAGGTGTTCCCCTTCCGGTGTGCGGACATGTGGGCGACGCGGCGGTGGCGCCCGATCGGGTCACCGCTGCAGAACGGTGACCAATGCTTGCAGCGCGGGGCGGAAGGCGTGCTCCGCGGGGGCGGCGTAGCCGATGACCACACCCGGCGGATGCTCGCCGGGCGCGACCCAGTGCGGCCCGAGCACTTCGAGGTCCACCGAATGCTTCCGCGCCCGAGTCAGGACTTCTCGCTCAGTCGGTCCCTCCGGATCAAGCTGCAAGGTGATGTGCAGTCCGGCCGAGATCCCGGCCGGGTAAGGCCGGTGGTTCGCGCGCATACCGCTCAGCGCATCGAGGAGCTGCTCGCGTCGCCTCCGGTACACGGCGCGCGATCGGCGGACATGCTGATCGTAGGCTCCCGACCGGATCAGTTCCGCCATGGCCAGCTGTTCGAACAGCGGGGCGTGCAGCCCGCTGTGCTCTTTGAGCGTGCGCACCGGCGTCACCAGCTGCGGCGGCAGCGCCAGCCACGCGAGCCGTAGGGCGGGGGCGAGGGTCTTGCTGGCCGTGCCCGCGTAGGCGACGTGGTTGGGTGCCATGCCCTGCAGCGATCCGATCGGCTGGCGGTCGAAGCGGAACTCGCCGTCGTAGTCGTCCTCGATGATCAGCCGGTCATCAGCCTTGGCGAGTTGCACGAGCTCCGTCCGCCGGGCCGAGCTCATGGTGGTGCCGAGCGGGAACTGGTGCGCCGGGGTGACCACGACGGCCCGGCTGAGCTGCTGCGCGACGTCGATGCCGTCGCTGTCGACCGGCACGCCGCGCACCGCCATGCCGAGGCCGGCCGGGATCGCGCGCAGCTGGGGCAGGGACGGGTCCTCGAAGTCGATCGAGTCCAGCCCTTGGTCGTAGAGGGCCTTGCTGAGCAGCGACAACGCCTGGGAGTAGCCGTTGCAGATGATGATCCGGTCCGGCGTGGTGGCCACCGCGCGGACCCGGGCGAGGTAGTCGGTGAGGGCGTCGCGCAGCGCCGGATGGCCCTGCGGGTCGCCGTAGTCGAGGTCGCCGGCGGGGGTCGTCTGCAGGGCGCGGCGGCTGGCGGCCAGCCAGTCCCGGCGCGGGAAGGAGCTGAGGTTCGGCCGGCCGGGGCGGAAGTCCCAGTGCGGCGCGGGGGTTTCCGGGCCGGGCGGGGCGGCGACTGGGTCCGGGCTCGCCAGCCGTTCGGCGACGGTGGTGGGCGCGCCCTGGCGGGACAGCAGGAAGCCCTCGGTGACCAGCTGGTCGTAGGCGCGGGTGACGGTGCCGCGGGCGACGCCGAGATCGGTGGCCAGGGCGCGGGTGGAGGGGACGCGGCTGCCGGCCGGGAGGCGGCCGTCGCGGATCGCGGTGCGCAGAGCCTCGGCCAGTTTGCGGCTGTCGGGGCGGCCCACCCGATCCAGGTGCAGATCCAGCGACGTGGACCATCCGGCTGTCACAGCACCCGACCCTACCGAAGCGCGCCATTCGGACGTGGACCTTCGGGTGATCAGGCCGTTTCCGCAGGCCAGTGCCCGTGAGTGGTTTTGGGTGCTATAGCGCTGAAAAGCGCTCACGGGCACTGACCAGCAGTGCTTTCCGGACATACGGGCCGTGCTTCCCCGTCGTGATCGTTGTGACACGGGAATTCGGTAGATCCGGCGCGACCTCGTGCTTCCGGTTGATACGGTTCCCGCCGCAGGACGAGATCGAGAAGGAAAGCTGTGCCAGAGCTTGGGGATCGCGCGCAGTCGCCGGATGGTGTCGCAGCGTTCCCGCCGGTGCGCGGCGGAGCGAGTCGGGGGACGGGTTGCCTGAGGACTTCGGACGCGACATCGGCGCGGCTGAGCGGATGGTTCGCGAGTGGCAGGAGCGGGCCACCGAGAAGGCCGAGAAGTTCGGCCGGATGCAGCAGGAGATCGAGCAGATCTCGGTCACGGAGACTTCCCGGGACGGCGCGATCGAGGTGACGATCAACTCCGCCGGCATCCTGCAGAACCTCCAGCTCTCCGAGAGCGCCAGCAACCGTCCGATGGCGAAGCTGGCCACCGAGATCATGCGCGCCGTGCAGACCGCGCAGGCGAAGGTTCCCGAGCTGATGCAGCAGGCGGTCGCCGGCACCGTCGGCCTCGAAGATTCCGCCGCGCAGCACGTGCTGGGGCAGGCCCGGAAGTACTTCCCGGAGCCGCCGGAGGACGACGACGAGCCGCAGCAGGGCGGGTCCGGCCTGAAAGAGATGCGGTACAAGGTCGAGAACGACTACGAGGAACCGCAGCAGCGGCGCCAGCCCCCGACGCCCCCGCAGCCCCCGACGCCCCCGCAGCCCCCGACGCTGCCGCAGCGGCCGCCGTCGCGGCGCGGCCCGGACGACTTCGACGAAGACTTCGGCAGCGGTTCCTTCCTGCGCTGACCGTGCCGTGCCTGACCTGAGGGGCCCTTTGAGATGCCGGACGAGATGAACGTCGTCATTGAGAACCTGCGCACCCATGCGTCCAAAGTGGACGGTGTGGTGGACCAGTTGCACGTCGCGGTGGACGCGTCGCAGCAGGTCTCGCTGGACAACGACGCGTACGGCATCCTGTGCCGCCCCTTCGCCTGGATGCTCGACCCGGTGGAGCAGCACGGCGTCGAGACCCTGCAGAAGGCCGTCGCGGCCATGCGGGAGGTCGCCGAGAACGTGCGCGGTGCCGCCGAGGACTACCAGGCGGCCGACGACTCGGGCAGCGACGTGATCGGCGGAATCGAGGTATGAGCAACCCGCTCGTCGCGCAGCAGAAGGAGAACCCGGACGGGCCCGGTCCGCTGACCGCGGGTACCGGCGACGCCGGGTGGGGCACCGGTATCGGCATCGCCGAGTCCATCAACGACGTCGCGTCGCTGAACGACGGTTCGAGCTGGGTCGAGTCCGGCCTGGCCTACGGCGGCCTGGTGATGGAAGCGGTCAGCATCGCCACCGACCCCATCGGCACCCTGCTGTCCTACGGCCTGTCGTGGCTGATCGAGCACGTCGAGCCGCTGAAGGAGGCGCTGGACTGGTTCGCCGGCGACCCGGATGGTGTCAAGGCATATGGGGAGACCTGGGCGAACGTCTCCAAGGCGGTGGGCGAGGCCGCCACCCAGTACAACGACGCGGTCAAGGCGGACACGGACCAGTGGACCGGCGCGGCAGGCGACGCCTACCGGCAGCACGCCGTGGAGAAGGGCGAAGCCCTCGCCGGCGCATCGGAGCTCGCCAACACCATCAGCACCGTGGTGACCGTGATGGGCGAGGTCGTCTCGTTCGTCCGGGAATTCGTCCGCGACCTCGTCGCCGACTGCATCTCGCGGCTGATCACCTACGCCCTGGAAGCGCTGGCCCCGCCAGGAGTCTCGCTGGCCTGGGTGGTGCCGCAGGCGGTGTCCTTCATCGCCAGGACGGTCTCCAAGATCACCAAGATCGTCACCAAGCTAATCAAGACGATCAGCAACGTGGCGCCGAAGCTGGCCAAACTGGTCGAGGTCTTCGGCGACATCATGAAGGCCCTCGGCAAGATGGGGAAGCGAGCTGCCGAAGGCGTCGGCAAGGTCGCGGACAAGCTGGACGTCGCAGGCAAACTGGGCGACAAGCTGGCGGAGAAGACCTGGAAGAAGGTCGACGACGTCTTCGGCACCGACGTGGTCGGCAAGCACAATGCCAAGTTCGGCGGCCCGGACCCCGGCGGCGGTTCGGACAGCGACAGCGGCTCGGACGGCGACGGCGGCTCGGGGAGCGGGACAGGTCGTGGTTCTGGCTCTTCCGGCAATGGGTCGGGGACTGGTTCTTCCGGGACCGGCTCGGGTACGTCCGGCGACGGTGCGGGATCGGGGTCCGGCACGTCGGGTGACGGTGCGGGCTCGTCGGGCAGCGGCTCGACTTCAGGTTCTGCGGGCAGCGGTTCGACCGGCTCGGGTTCCACGTCGACCAGCGGCAGCGGCACCAGCGGCTCTGGTTCTGGAGATTCCGGCCCCGGGGGTTTGGGTTCGCACAGCGACGCTGGTTCCGGTGATTCTGGTTCGCAAAGTGGCTCGGGCTCGCACGGTGGCTCTGACGCTGGCAGATCCGTGCACGGTGACTCCGGTTCCGGCGGTTCGGGTTCTGCCGGTTCGCCGGATGGCGCGGGCCCGCACGGTGGCTCGGGTTCGTCGCCGAACGGTTCGGGTTCGCACGGCGGCTCCGGATCCGGCGATGGTTCTGGTTCGCCGAGCAGCTCCGATTCCCCGCGGGCTAGTGCCGAATCCAGTTCGCACGCCCCGGAATCGTCCTCCGCTTCCGACACGCGCTCGGCGGATACGGCGCGTGGCTCGTCCTCAATGGACAGTGGTTCGGGTGGTGGGCCGCAGCACGGCGGGCCGAGCGGCTCCCACGGCCCCGCTGTTCCGGAGGGCGGCCCGCGCGTCGCCTCGGCTCCGGACAGCGCTCCGGCGGGTGGTTCGCATGCGGGAGGCGGACCGGCCTCGACCGGGAGTGGCTCTGCCGCGAACTTCGGTTCCGGCGGCGGATCGCCTCACGGTGGAGGCGGCTTCGGTTCGGGCAGTGGGCCGGCTCCCGGCGGTGGTGGTTTCGGCCTGGGTGGCGGACCGGCGCCTACCAGCGGCGGTTTCGGTGCTTCGGGTTCGCACGGCCCGGATGTTGCGAACCGTCCGCCGAGCACCCCGGCGAACACGTCGACGGCCAGCGTCGACGCGCCGGCCCGACCGCCGGAAGCGGGCT
This genomic interval carries:
- a CDS encoding DUF397 domain-containing protein, with product MIDFSGAAWRKSSRSGDTGQCVELAQNLPGVSAVRDSKAPEQGALVFTKAQLQTFLTTVKSGQLDL
- a CDS encoding helix-turn-helix domain-containing protein; this translates as MAENSHEDPGFQADDGLEFGPTLRRRQLGRKLRNYREQAGRKVAEAAKYAGLRDATVSRIENGRHAIRPGNVRLLCQFYDVGAPTVDTLVRQAEDSNDRGWWTAFSDTLEDWFETYVDLESDVRELLTYSPTLVDGLLQTPDYALAVMQGGWPEVTKAELHRSVELRQARQERLHQQGSTKQLHVVFDESVVRRVVGGPNTMRGQLESLVESAAKPNITIQVIPFSAGAHAGMKGAFSVLRFPAGFEDMNSVYLENRRGAVWQERPNDVDHYSGVFKRASEQALSAEETVELMDSLVKHL
- a CDS encoding zinc finger protein, whose product is MSDYLTYVWRPVTGGRHAFPIAATKVPAGDRVMAFCGAESNAAELHDRSEVDRIREDTCMDCWHALTIPPVLDALSRNFH
- a CDS encoding WXG100 family type VII secretion target produces the protein MTSNAEAISENSALNRTASPVDASAFGKLPFVKDIIKANDDAGKGDVEALKGDIESYLSSATSFALDPMGFLIGTGVEFVINFVAPVRDAIQLVTGDSEALAKGAEAFAGVQGEIDKLAENLTNQLDGELTGWDGEAADALRKKMAKFIDGVKATGGQANNLSQLLQMSGTMMEAAEGVIKGILADFLTWAITTWITATASAGPTFGGSIAAATAVTTAEAGITCARAAQQIQKITKIIGHIMDVITAIKAILNAIRIYESVKQITDGKPGGDGGKSPADIGSQILGGVSKETADERKVVDQLGKGFQSEAEDRGYTVDDKSGHVTEIDNDGNITERNEAGRVVPDADGNPVTYQREDPSYGGKDFAKSGFNQVAGGLGSAADALEKQAQGGGFTDVPPDETISGDLNW
- a CDS encoding WXG100 family type VII secretion target — translated: MPGYNAPAEAIMRCGGNVGGMNADAKSIKDKAAGAEVPEVSWGLLGLATTYSSYRELLDKFKQHLDEMAEGLTKAGEDLTECGKDYQATDESMAEMLGKIIGDIGKTAGGGGGGGSW
- a CDS encoding YbaB/EbfC family nucleoid-associated protein; its protein translation is MAADLDDLQRKLDALKEAGRRAEEQMGDFSRMREQISQLQAAATSADRSVTVTASPGGVTDIQFTQDALHLSPAQLSSTVMSTLQLAIAEAARKQAEVVQEYVPDSDVLERVRRTQDELFGSHAEQPQQAPVDDDEAPDSFLDGGR
- a CDS encoding DUF6319 family protein — translated: MTEEQTSTEQTAPIQPEQAESTQPESTQPESAQPDTQSQPESAQPEAAPAEAAKKPRARKQSAVKKTRTVELTLTVTGTADGEWQADLMHAGKRIVQGLPVAAAAVSKAAAELHQDISDTIESVMNEARQQHEAKLAELEAEVERVRKALAELES
- the pdxR gene encoding MocR-like pyridoxine biosynthesis transcription factor PdxR; this translates as MTAGWSTSLDLHLDRVGRPDSRKLAEALRTAIRDGRLPAGSRVPSTRALATDLGVARGTVTRAYDQLVTEGFLLSRQGAPTTVAERLASPDPVAAPPGPETPAPHWDFRPGRPNLSSFPRRDWLAASRRALQTTPAGDLDYGDPQGHPALRDALTDYLARVRAVATTPDRIIICNGYSQALSLLSKALYDQGLDSIDFEDPSLPQLRAIPAGLGMAVRGVPVDSDGIDVAQQLSRAVVVTPAHQFPLGTTMSSARRTELVQLAKADDRLIIEDDYDGEFRFDRQPIGSLQGMAPNHVAYAGTASKTLAPALRLAWLALPPQLVTPVRTLKEHSGLHAPLFEQLAMAELIRSGAYDQHVRRSRAVYRRRREQLLDALSGMRANHRPYPAGISAGLHITLQLDPEGPTEREVLTRARKHSVDLEVLGPHWVAPGEHPPGVVIGYAAPAEHAFRPALQALVTVLQR
- a CDS encoding YbaB/EbfC family nucleoid-associated protein, coding for MPEDFGRDIGAAERMVREWQERATEKAEKFGRMQQEIEQISVTETSRDGAIEVTINSAGILQNLQLSESASNRPMAKLATEIMRAVQTAQAKVPELMQQAVAGTVGLEDSAAQHVLGQARKYFPEPPEDDDEPQQGGSGLKEMRYKVENDYEEPQQRRQPPTPPQPPTPPQPPTLPQRPPSRRGPDDFDEDFGSGSFLR
- a CDS encoding ESX-1 secretion-associated protein — encoded protein: MPDEMNVVIENLRTHASKVDGVVDQLHVAVDASQQVSLDNDAYGILCRPFAWMLDPVEQHGVETLQKAVAAMREVAENVRGAAEDYQAADDSGSDVIGGIEV